From a single Lagopus muta isolate bLagMut1 chromosome 30, bLagMut1 primary, whole genome shotgun sequence genomic region:
- the LOC125685999 gene encoding zinc finger CCCH domain-containing protein 11A-like has product MEPARPWNGAGHGGKRKASPGADDNRLAGRQGRSKENGTAPKRGRGAEPNGEISMKTPLQAGGHPEAAGPSRGGTAAPAVANCSLSKIMVARKRKAVEEEEQKAELGPANKQVKVEHNGEKAQSPHQSRGAVPAPSAQPGPAPVPTERFRTSKRRERRRRQKERRAEMKKAALRAAAAHAEFSTINSLVEMMEKLQLKD; this is encoded by the exons ATGGAGCCTGCGCGTCCATGGAATGGTGCTGGGCATGGGGGGAAACGGAAAGCCTCCCCAG gAGCTGATGACAACAGGCTTGCAGGGAGGCAGGGGAGGAGCAAGGAGAATGGCACAGCACCCAAGAGAG GGAGAGGTGCTGAGCCAAATGGCGAAATCTCCATGAAAActcctctccaggctggagGGCATCCTGAAGCAGCAGGTCCCAGCAGAGGGGgaacagctgctcctgcagttgCCAACTGCTCCCTCTCCAAGATCATGGTCGCAAGAAAGCGCAAGGcagtggaagaggaggagcagaaggcagagctgggtcCTGCCAACAAACAAGTGAAAGTGGAGCACAATGGGGAGAAGGCTCAGAGCCCTCATCAGAGCAGAGGTGCTGtgccagctccatcagcacagcctgggcctgCCCCAGTGCCGACCGAGCGGTTCCGGACCTCAAAGCGAAGAG AAAGACGACGAcgacagaaagaaaggagagcagaaatgaagaaggctgctctcagagctgctgctgcacatgcaGAG ttctccaCCATAAACAGCCTTGTGGAGAtgatggagaagctgcagctgaaggactgA